Genomic window (Tardiphaga sp. vice304):
AGCGCTGCAGCCGCGCCAGCAGGCTCGACGTATCCCAGCGCTTGCCGCCCATCGTCTCGACTTCCGAGTAGAAGTTGTCGACCACGGCCGTGACCGGCAGGCTGGCGCCGTTGCGGCGGGCCTCCGCCAAGCAGATCGAAAGGTCCTTTCGCATCCACTCGACCGCGAAGCCGAAATCGAACTTGCCGTCGTTCATGGTCTTGTAGCGGTTCTCCATCTGCCAGGATTGCGCGGCACCCTTCGAGATCACCTCGACCACGGCATTGACGTCGAGCCCGGCCTTCTTGGCGAAATGAATGCCCTCGGACAGAGCCTCGACGAGGCCCGCGATGCAGATCTGGTTGACCATCTTGGTGAGCTGGCCGGAGCCGGCGGGGCCGAGCAGCTTCTGCATCTTGGCGTAGGATTCGATGACCGGGGCGGCCTTGGCATAGGCGGCGTCGGTTCCGCCGCACATCACGGTCAGCGCGCCGTTCTCCGCACCGGCCTGGCCGCCGGACACCGGGGCGTCGATGAAGTGGAACCCGGCCTTGGTCGCGGCGGCGTCGAGTTCGCGGGCGACCTCGGCGGAGGCGGTGGTGTGATCGACGAAGATCGCGCCCTTGGCCATGCCGGCAAAGGCGCCGTCCGGCCCGATGGTCACGGCGCGCAAATCATCGTCATTGCCGACGCAGGCCATGACGAAATCCTGGCCTTCGGCGGCGGCCTTAGGGGTTGGTGCGGTATTGCCGCCGAATTTGTCCGCCCACGCCTTGGCCTTGGCCGAATTGCGGTTGTAGACGGTGACGTCGTGCTTGCCCTTGGCCACCAGGTGACCCGCCATCGGGAAACCCATGACGCCGAGACCGATGAAAGCAATTTTGGCCATGTCCGTGCCCTTTGATATGTCGGCTTGAGCGCCGAACGTGCTGTGGGGAGAGGGGAGGGCGCCTTCGCTACCGAAGGCTGCGGGGAGTTCGAGCGGCAGCATAGAGGCTGAAGTCGGTGCCGCAAGTCCCGACCGCATGACGTGGTGCGATGCAGCATAATGGCCGTCCGGCCGCGCGAGAATGAGCATGCACTCGGCACCGAATAGCTCTATGTCTCCGGTGTGAAATCGACGGCCGGGAGAGTTCCAGTGAGCGTGACAAAACAGCAGGTTCTAGACGGTCTGGCCAAGGTGATGTCGCCGCGCGGCGTGGCGCTGCCGCAGGCCAATGTGCTGTCGGAGATTGCCGTGACGGACGGCAAGGTCATGTTCTCGATCAATGTCGATGCCGCCGAAGCTCGCGCCTGGGAGAGCGTGCGGGCCCAGGCCGAGGCCGCCGTGCGCGCGGTTCCTGGCGTCACCGGCGCGATGGTCGCGCTGACCGCCGAGCGCAAGCCCGGCGCCGCCGCGCCGGCGCCGCACAGCCACGCCCCCAAGCCCGGCGTGCAGCCGGTGTCGGCGCATCGTCCGCCGGCCAATCCGAACGGTTCGCCGATGGCTCAGCAGGCCGTGATCCCCGGCATCGCCTCGATCATCGCGGTGGCGTCCGGCAAGGGCGGTGTCGGCAAGTCGACCACCTCGCTCAACCTCGCGCTTGGGCTGCGTGATCTCGGGCTTCGCGTCGGTCTGCTGGATGCCGACATCTACGGCCCCTCGGTGCCGCGGCTCACCGGCATTCGCGACAAGCCGGTTCTCAACGATGATCGCAAGATGATCCCGATCGCGAAATTCGGTCTGTCGATCATGTCGATTGGCTTCCTGGTCGAGGAAGAGACCGCGATGATCTGGCGCGGCCCGATGGTGATGTCGGCGATCACCCAGATGCTGCGCGATGTCGCCTGGGGCACGCTCGACGTGCTGGTCGTCGACATGCCGCCCGGCACCGGCGACGCGCAGCTCACGCTGGCGCAGAACGTGCCGCTGAAAGGCGCGGTGATCGTTTCGACGCCGCAGGACCTGGCGCTGATCGATGCCCGCCGGGGACTTGCGATGTTTACCAAGGTCAACGTGCCGGTGCTCGGGATCATCGAGAACATGAGCTATTTCCAGTGCCCGGAATGCGGCACGCGTTCCGACATCTTCGGCCACGGCGGCGCGCGGCACGAGGCCGAGCGGCTCGGCGTGCCGTTCCTCGGCGAGGTGCCGCTGCACATGTCGATCCGCGCGATGTCGGACGCCGGCACTCCGGTCGTGAACAGCGAGCCGGACGGTCCGCATGCTGCGATCTACCGCTCCATCGCGGCCCAGGTGCGCGACCAGTTGCAGGGTGTCACCGCCGCCGCCTGATCCGGTACTCCACAAGCCCTTGTCGTGTATGCCGCATAGAACTTTCGTTTAATTGGGGCTGCGAGGGTGCATGCCGCGTTTTCCGCGGCCGACGATCCATGCTACAGACCCCTCCTACCAGAGCGTCTTCGGCTGAATCGCACGATGATTGAGCCGCTGAACATGCTCCCGGGGATTTAGGGAAGAACGTCTGCAACAGGAGAGTTGAATGAAGCGCCGTGAATTTTTGAAAGTATCGACGGCCGGAGCAGCGGTAGCTGCGGTGGCGTCGCCTGCGATTGCGCAGTCGATGCCCGAGGTCAAATGGCGCCTGACGTCGAGCTTCCCGAAGTCGCTCGATACGATCTATGGCGGCGCCGAGCAGATGGCGAAGCAGGTCGCCGAAATGACCGACAACAAATTCCAGATCCAGGTGTTCGCGGCGGGTGAAATCGTCCCCGGCCTGCAGGCGCTGGATGCGGTCTCCAACGGCACCGTCGAGATGTGCCACACCGTGTCCTACTACTACGTCGGCAAGGATCCGACCTTCGCGATCTTCGCCTCGGTGCCGTTCGGCCTCAACGCCCGCCAGCAGAATTCCTGGTTGTACCAGGGCGGCGGCATCGAGCTTGCCAATGAGTTCTACAAGAAGTTCGGCGTCATCGGCATGCCGTGCGGCAACACCGGCACGCAGATGGGCGGCTGGTTCCGCAAGGAGATCAAGACCGTCGCCGACCTGTCCGGCCTGAAGATGCGGATCGGCGGCATCGCCGGCCAGGTGCTGCAGAAAGTCGGCGTGGTGCCGCAGCAGCTCGCCGGCGGCGACATCTACCCGTCGCTGGAGAAGGGCACGATCGACGCTGCCGAATGGGTCGGCCCCTATGACGACGAGAAGCTCGGCTTCCAGAAGGTCGCGAAGTATTATTATTATCCCGGCTTCTGGGAAGGCGGCCCGACGGTGCATGCCTTCACCAATCTGGAAAAGTTCAACTCGCTGCCGAAGAACTACCAGGCGATTCTCACCAATGCCTGCAACAACGCCAATAGCTGGATGGCGGCACGCTACGACCTGCAGAACCCCGGCGCGCTGAAGCGCCTGGTCGCCGGCGGCACGCAACTGCGCCCCTTCACCAACGAGGTGCTGGATGCCTGCCTGAAGGCGACCAACGAATTGTGGGGCGAGATCTCCGCGAAGAACGCCGACTTCAAGAAGTCGATCGACGCCATGCAGGCCTACCGCTCCGATCAATATCTGTGGTGGCAGGTCGCCGAATACACCTATGACAGCTTCATGATCCGCTCGCGCACCCGCGGCTAGCGGCGACGTAACCAGACACCGAAACAGGCCCGGCCTCGCGAGAGGCCGGGTTTTTTGCGTTGCGTCGTTCGAATCGTCGTGGATTCCCGATGGAACCTGGATCATGCTGTCGCAACGCCCTCGACAAGAAGGGCGACCGGCACATTCACATCCAGGGAGAATATCATGAAGCGTCGTGAGTTCATCAGGGCTGCGGGTCTCGGGGCCGCAGGCGCCGTCATCGCCGCACCGGCCATTGCGCAATCGTCGCCGGAGCTCAAGTGGCGGTTGACGTCGAGCTTTCCGAAATCCCTGGACACCATCTACGGCGCAGCCGAGGTGTTTTCGAAAGCCGTCGCCGAAGCCACCGACAACAAGTTTCAGATCCAGGTGTTCGCCGCCGGCGAGATCGTGCCCGGGCTTCAGGCGCTGGATGCCGTCTCCAACGGCACCGTCGAGATGTGCCACACGGCGACCTATTATTACGTCGGCAAGGATCCGACCTTTGCTTTCGGCACCGCCGTGCCGTTCGGCCTGAACAGCCGGATGCAGACCTCTTGGTTGCAGGTCGGCGGCGCCGCCGAGCTCTTCAACGAGTTTCTCAAGCCCCACAACGTCATCGGCTTCGTCGCCGGCAACACCGGATGCCAGATGGGCGGCTGGTTTCGCAAGGAGATCAAGGAGGTCGCGGATCTCAGC
Coding sequences:
- a CDS encoding NAD(P)-dependent oxidoreductase, which codes for MAKIAFIGLGVMGFPMAGHLVAKGKHDVTVYNRNSAKAKAWADKFGGNTAPTPKAAAEGQDFVMACVGNDDDLRAVTIGPDGAFAGMAKGAIFVDHTTASAEVARELDAAATKAGFHFIDAPVSGGQAGAENGALTVMCGGTDAAYAKAAPVIESYAKMQKLLGPAGSGQLTKMVNQICIAGLVEALSEGIHFAKKAGLDVNAVVEVISKGAAQSWQMENRYKTMNDGKFDFGFAVEWMRKDLSICLAEARRNGASLPVTAVVDNFYSEVETMGGKRWDTSSLLARLQR
- a CDS encoding Mrp/NBP35 family ATP-binding protein, with amino-acid sequence MSVTKQQVLDGLAKVMSPRGVALPQANVLSEIAVTDGKVMFSINVDAAEARAWESVRAQAEAAVRAVPGVTGAMVALTAERKPGAAAPAPHSHAPKPGVQPVSAHRPPANPNGSPMAQQAVIPGIASIIAVASGKGGVGKSTTSLNLALGLRDLGLRVGLLDADIYGPSVPRLTGIRDKPVLNDDRKMIPIAKFGLSIMSIGFLVEEETAMIWRGPMVMSAITQMLRDVAWGTLDVLVVDMPPGTGDAQLTLAQNVPLKGAVIVSTPQDLALIDARRGLAMFTKVNVPVLGIIENMSYFQCPECGTRSDIFGHGGARHEAERLGVPFLGEVPLHMSIRAMSDAGTPVVNSEPDGPHAAIYRSIAAQVRDQLQGVTAAA
- a CDS encoding TRAP transporter substrate-binding protein, translated to MKRREFLKVSTAGAAVAAVASPAIAQSMPEVKWRLTSSFPKSLDTIYGGAEQMAKQVAEMTDNKFQIQVFAAGEIVPGLQALDAVSNGTVEMCHTVSYYYVGKDPTFAIFASVPFGLNARQQNSWLYQGGGIELANEFYKKFGVIGMPCGNTGTQMGGWFRKEIKTVADLSGLKMRIGGIAGQVLQKVGVVPQQLAGGDIYPSLEKGTIDAAEWVGPYDDEKLGFQKVAKYYYYPGFWEGGPTVHAFTNLEKFNSLPKNYQAILTNACNNANSWMAARYDLQNPGALKRLVAGGTQLRPFTNEVLDACLKATNELWGEISAKNADFKKSIDAMQAYRSDQYLWWQVAEYTYDSFMIRSRTRG